A region of Chloroflexota bacterium DNA encodes the following proteins:
- a CDS encoding ABC transporter ATP-binding protein gives MNAIEIKELTKRYKDVLAVDHLSLDIRQGELFSLLGVNGAGKTTTIKMLSCVLTPTSGDALLLGDSIVKDPMAVKTKINISPQETAVAPNLSVRENLEMIAGIYGHKKEAAREKAEEMIVEFSLQAEARKRAKTLSGGMQRRLSIAMALISDPQILFLDEPTLGLDVLARRELWKVIEMLKEKTTMIMTTHYMEETEALSDRIGVLAHGHLKAVGTVEELKAQTESKTFEDAFIALAAGMEG, from the coding sequence ATGAATGCAATAGAAATTAAAGAATTAACCAAACGATATAAGGATGTGTTGGCAGTGGATCACCTGAGCCTGGATATCCGCCAGGGGGAGCTGTTTTCACTCCTGGGTGTCAACGGCGCGGGTAAGACCACCACAATTAAGATGCTCTCCTGCGTCCTCACCCCGACCTCGGGAGATGCGCTCCTGCTGGGCGACAGTATCGTGAAGGACCCCATGGCGGTGAAGACCAAGATTAATATCTCCCCCCAGGAGACGGCCGTGGCGCCGAATCTCTCCGTGCGGGAAAACCTGGAGATGATCGCGGGGATCTATGGTCACAAGAAGGAGGCTGCACGTGAAAAAGCAGAGGAGATGATCGTGGAATTCTCCCTGCAGGCGGAAGCGCGCAAGCGGGCTAAGACCCTCTCGGGCGGGATGCAGCGGCGGTTGAGTATCGCTATGGCCCTGATCTCGGACCCGCAAATTCTCTTCCTGGATGAACCCACCCTCGGCCTTGACGTGCTGGCCCGGCGGGAACTCTGGAAGGTGATTGAGATGTTGAAAGAAAAGACCACCATGATCATGACCACCCATTATATGGAAGAGACCGAAGCTCTTTCTGATCGGATCGGCGTTCTGGCGCATGGACACTTGAAAGCGGTGGGTACCGTTGAGGAATTGAAGGCGCAAACTGAATCGAAGACTTTCGAAGACGCTTTTATCGCGCTGGCAGCCGGAATGGAGGGCTGA
- a CDS encoding ABC transporter permease: protein MRSTIFATRNRKEILRDPLNLAFALGFPLVVLFLLSAIQANLPQPIFPINTLAPGMAVFGLSFISLFSGMLIAKDRGTSFLIRLMASPLSASNFIFGYVLPLIPLALVQSMICLGAALIFGLEPSLRLLLFLVTLIPTALLFIAIGLLAGTVLNDKQVGGICGALLTNLSAWFSGTWFDLDLVGGAFKKIAYLLPFAHAVDAGKAALEGNFSQIMPHLLWVIGYAAMIMAIAIVIFRQKMKNATM from the coding sequence ATGAGATCAACCATATTTGCAACCCGTAACCGAAAGGAAATCCTGCGCGATCCCCTGAACCTGGCTTTTGCCCTGGGGTTCCCGCTGGTAGTGCTGTTCCTGCTCTCAGCCATTCAGGCCAACTTGCCCCAGCCGATCTTCCCGATCAACACCCTTGCCCCAGGGATGGCCGTCTTTGGGCTGTCTTTCATCTCGCTTTTCTCCGGGATGTTGATTGCCAAAGACCGGGGAACGTCCTTCCTGATCCGTTTGATGGCTTCCCCCCTTTCGGCCTCGAATTTCATCTTTGGGTACGTGCTTCCATTGATCCCCCTGGCATTGGTGCAGAGCATGATCTGCCTGGGTGCGGCGTTGATCTTTGGCCTAGAACCGAGTCTGCGCCTGTTGTTGTTCCTGGTGACACTAATCCCAACCGCGCTGCTTTTTATCGCTATCGGTTTACTGGCCGGGACGGTGCTGAACGATAAGCAGGTTGGTGGGATCTGCGGTGCGTTGCTGACCAACCTGAGTGCTTGGTTCTCCGGCACCTGGTTTGACCTGGACCTTGTGGGTGGGGCCTTTAAGAAGATTGCTTATTTGTTACCCTTCGCTCATGCTGTGGACGCGGGTAAAGCCGCCCTGGAAGGCAATTTCAGCCAGATCATGCCCCATTTATTGTGGGTGATCGGCTATGCCGCCATGATCATGGCGATTGCGATTGTGATTTTCAGGCAGAAGATGAAAAACGCTACGATGTGA
- a CDS encoding ATPase has product MRPTDSSKRYFLGVDVGNTKTHALIAALNGEVRGFAEIGCGSYEVLGPQGYADALRQVTDLALKDAGISQAEIAGMGFGVAGYDWPSEREIVAQGIDALGIDAPYEFVNDVEIGLIAGSKSGWGVAVDAGTGNNVRGRDDNGRIGRITGNSVHFGEFGGGGELIWRAVSAVSYAWTQRGPQTALTEAFLQVTGLETVDKLLEELAMRRIHSSPELAKAIFQVAAEGDPIAQEVIHWNAQELAESTKAVIRQLDLQNKVFDVVLIGSLFKTGEIYISPFREHLQAFAPGAELVQLSVPPVVGAVLLGAEAAGVNARAIREKLIQSTEERLTS; this is encoded by the coding sequence TTGCGCCCAACTGATTCTTCCAAACGGTATTTCCTCGGTGTGGATGTCGGCAACACCAAAACACATGCTCTGATTGCGGCCCTGAATGGTGAAGTAAGGGGCTTTGCTGAGATCGGCTGCGGGAGCTATGAAGTCCTTGGCCCGCAAGGTTATGCTGACGCGCTGCGGCAGGTCACCGACCTGGCCTTGAAGGATGCCGGGATCAGCCAGGCGGAAATCGCCGGGATGGGATTTGGGGTAGCCGGGTATGACTGGCCTTCGGAGCGGGAGATCGTCGCCCAGGGAATTGACGCTCTCGGGATTGATGCGCCCTATGAATTTGTGAATGATGTGGAAATTGGCCTGATCGCCGGCTCAAAAAGTGGCTGGGGCGTCGCTGTGGACGCAGGCACGGGTAATAACGTGCGCGGCCGGGATGATAACGGGCGGATTGGACGGATCACGGGCAACAGCGTGCATTTTGGTGAATTTGGCGGCGGGGGCGAACTGATCTGGCGCGCTGTCAGCGCGGTGAGTTACGCCTGGACCCAACGCGGTCCGCAGACCGCCCTGACCGAGGCCTTCCTGCAAGTGACGGGACTTGAAACCGTGGATAAGCTGCTTGAAGAACTGGCCATGCGGCGCATTCACTCCTCCCCCGAGCTGGCTAAGGCCATTTTCCAGGTTGCAGCCGAAGGTGATCCAATAGCCCAGGAAGTGATCCACTGGAACGCGCAGGAACTGGCGGAGAGCACCAAGGCTGTCATCCGCCAGCTCGATTTGCAAAATAAGGTTTTTGATGTTGTCCTGATCGGCAGCCTGTTCAAGACTGGAGAAATCTATATCAGCCCCTTCCGGGAGCATTTGCAGGCCTTTGCCCCCGGTGCGGAATTGGTGCAATTAAGTGTCCCACCGGTGGTCGGGGCTGTCCTGCTGGGTGCCGAAGCCGCAGGGGTTAATGCAAGGGCTATCCGAGAGAAATTGATCCAATCGACTGAAGAACGGCTCACATCGTAG
- a CDS encoding 6-phospho-beta-glucosidase, producing the protein MLKVTVIGGGSTYTPELLNGFIEREADFPLDELWLMDIDSDRLAVVGGFAQRMAEARQASFKVILSTDQKEAIRDASYVITQLRVGQMAARREDEYLGRRHSLIGQETTGVGGMAKALRTIPVVLDVARDIEEVAPGALLVNFANPSGLVTEALFRYAPDVESMGVCNVSLTTKMAFLEKIEAALGEKVDPQQARLKVLGLNHLTWFYGFEVNGQDLWPQIMDGILAEAGDPEEIPFDRDTLQSLQMLPNYYLKYYYYTKEMLVEQEKWPPSRAEEVLQIEADLLAQYRDPARTEPPADLMKRGGAYYSTVATQLLNAHYNDLDEVHVVDVRHNGAVAGWDPDWVLELPCRVNARGIQPLSADPLPPVCSGLIAQVKAYEILIAQAAVTGDRNTAYQALLAHPLGPAADQVSAVLDDLLETNQPYLPAFFK; encoded by the coding sequence ATGCTCAAAGTGACCGTGATCGGGGGCGGCTCAACGTATACCCCGGAACTTCTCAATGGCTTTATCGAGCGCGAGGCGGATTTCCCCCTCGATGAGCTCTGGCTGATGGATATTGACTCTGATCGGCTGGCAGTTGTCGGCGGCTTTGCCCAAAGGATGGCTGAGGCGCGGCAGGCCTCCTTCAAAGTCATCCTCAGCACCGACCAAAAAGAAGCCATCCGGGACGCCTCCTATGTAATCACCCAGCTTCGGGTTGGCCAGATGGCTGCCAGGCGGGAGGACGAATATCTCGGCCGGCGGCACAGCCTGATCGGGCAGGAGACCACCGGCGTGGGTGGGATGGCCAAAGCTCTGCGTACGATCCCCGTGGTGCTGGATGTTGCCCGGGATATCGAAGAGGTTGCACCCGGAGCACTCCTGGTCAATTTTGCCAACCCCTCCGGCCTGGTGACCGAAGCGCTCTTCCGTTATGCACCCGATGTGGAGTCTATGGGGGTCTGCAACGTCTCCCTCACCACCAAAATGGCCTTTCTGGAGAAAATAGAAGCCGCACTGGGTGAAAAGGTCGATCCCCAGCAGGCCCGGCTGAAAGTTCTGGGACTGAACCACCTCACCTGGTTCTACGGATTTGAAGTGAACGGCCAGGACCTTTGGCCGCAGATCATGGACGGCATCCTGGCTGAGGCGGGCGACCCTGAGGAAATCCCCTTTGACCGGGATACCCTCCAATCGCTGCAGATGCTGCCCAATTATTATCTCAAATACTATTACTACACGAAAGAAATGCTGGTAGAGCAGGAAAAATGGCCGCCATCGCGGGCAGAAGAAGTACTCCAGATTGAAGCAGACCTGCTGGCCCAATATCGTGATCCGGCGCGGACTGAACCCCCAGCCGACCTTATGAAACGCGGCGGAGCCTATTATTCCACCGTAGCGACCCAGCTCCTTAACGCTCATTACAACGATCTTGATGAGGTCCATGTGGTCGATGTGCGTCATAACGGCGCAGTGGCCGGATGGGATCCAGATTGGGTGTTGGAACTGCCCTGCAGGGTGAACGCCCGCGGTATCCAGCCCCTCTCGGCGGATCCCTTGCCCCCGGTCTGCAGCGGCCTGATCGCCCAGGTCAAAGCCTATGAAATCCTCATCGCCCAGGCCGCCGTAACCGGTGACCGCAACACGGCCTATCAGGCCCTGCTTGCGCATCCTCTCGGCCCCGCGGCGGACCAAGTCAGCGCGGTGCTGGATGATCTGCTTGAGACCAATCAACCCTATCTGCCCGCCTTCTTCAAGTGA
- a CDS encoding transcriptional regulator, translating to MKNQSPLFDVLLMTAEIDKTVHEPARLMILSMLNVVDSADFTFLLHQTGLTRGNFSTHIRKLEEAAYVAVKKEFVDNKPLTTYSITEAGRQALSDYRKLMEKILIALE from the coding sequence ATGAAAAACCAAAGCCCCCTTTTCGATGTCCTTTTGATGACGGCCGAGATTGATAAAACCGTCCATGAACCAGCCCGGTTGATGATCCTTTCGATGCTCAACGTGGTAGACAGCGCAGATTTCACCTTTCTGCTCCATCAAACCGGGTTGACCCGGGGCAATTTCTCAACCCACATCAGGAAGCTGGAAGAAGCGGCCTATGTGGCCGTGAAAAAGGAATTTGTGGATAACAAACCGCTGACAACCTACTCAATCACCGAAGCGGGCCGGCAGGCGCTTAGCGATTACCGAAAGCTGATGGAAAAGATCCTAATAGCGCTGGAATAA
- a CDS encoding phosphopentomutase yields MFKRITVIVLDGVGIGEAPDAADYGDVGSNSIGNVARVLGGISLPNMGAIGLGNVIPIEGVPPTDHPQGGYGKMQPYSAGKDTIQGHWEMMGIYLPEPSPTYPNGFPPEIMDEFEKRIGRGTLGNYASSGTVILEKLGEEHVRTGKPIIYTSADSVFQVAAHEDVIPVPELYKICLTARDILKGKHGVGRVIARPFVGTNASNFKRTENRRDYARAPETDTILDKLYKADMDVWSVGKIDDIFVHRGITRKNHTLGNKESIEATLKCLEEPFHGLLFVNLIEFDMIFGHRNDPQGYYGALKGFDDAIPAIKERMGPDDLVIVAADHGVDPTTESTDHSREYVPLLVFGPQVRGVNLGIRKTFADVGATIAENFMLEPPLIGTSFLSDLTLL; encoded by the coding sequence GTGTTTAAACGAATAACGGTTATTGTTTTGGACGGCGTGGGCATTGGCGAGGCGCCAGATGCCGCGGATTATGGCGATGTCGGCAGCAATTCCATTGGCAATGTTGCTCGGGTGTTGGGTGGGATCAGTCTGCCCAATATGGGCGCAATTGGCCTCGGTAACGTGATACCGATTGAGGGTGTTCCCCCAACGGATCACCCCCAGGGCGGTTACGGAAAAATGCAGCCTTATTCCGCCGGTAAAGACACCATCCAGGGTCACTGGGAAATGATGGGCATCTATCTGCCGGAACCATCTCCGACTTATCCCAATGGATTCCCGCCTGAGATCATGGATGAATTTGAGAAACGGATCGGCCGCGGCACCCTGGGCAATTATGCCTCTTCAGGCACTGTGATCCTCGAGAAACTGGGCGAGGAGCATGTGCGCACCGGCAAACCGATTATCTACACTTCCGCTGACAGCGTCTTCCAGGTCGCTGCGCACGAGGATGTGATTCCCGTGCCGGAACTTTATAAGATCTGCCTGACCGCCCGAGATATCCTCAAGGGCAAGCACGGGGTGGGGCGGGTAATTGCCCGGCCATTTGTGGGCACCAATGCCAGTAACTTCAAGCGCACCGAAAACCGTCGCGATTATGCCCGCGCCCCTGAAACGGACACCATTTTGGATAAGCTCTACAAGGCGGATATGGATGTCTGGTCAGTAGGGAAGATTGACGACATCTTCGTCCATCGCGGCATCACTCGCAAGAATCACACCCTAGGCAACAAAGAAAGCATCGAAGCGACCCTTAAGTGTTTGGAAGAACCCTTCCACGGGCTGCTTTTCGTCAACCTGATCGAATTTGACATGATCTTCGGCCATCGCAACGACCCGCAGGGCTATTATGGTGCCTTGAAGGGTTTTGATGACGCCATCCCGGCGATTAAAGAGCGGATGGGGCCGGATGACCTGGTGATTGTGGCCGCCGACCACGGCGTGGACCCGACCACCGAGAGCACAGACCATTCCCGTGAATATGTGCCGTTATTGGTTTTTGGCCCGCAGGTGCGGGGCGTGAACCTCGGCATTCGCAAGACATTTGCGGATGTGGGTGCGACGATTGCCGAGAACTTCATGCTGGAACCGCCCCTGATCGGGACGAGTTTCCTCTCCGATCTGACCCTGCTCTAG
- a CDS encoding threonine synthase: MRVRCNDCGTNAEFTLESWRCDCGGAWEPVFPSGFDSGRIIPTDYSIWRYGDLLPLDVHQPLRVMGVGWTPLVPVSIGGREVQLKLEFLSPSGSFKDRGVNAMVNQLAAMGASSLAEDSSGNAGASLAAHAARFDLEAEVFVPATTSPAKIRQIAVYGTTVTPVPGPRQAAADAVQASLRPGRAYASHAYNPAYLAGQTTAAYEIWEQLGHSVPDWFILPAAQGGQFLGLYFGFSQLLAAGLIEKLPHLVAVQAERVAPIVRAWEAGLDHIPAVEPTGLTLAEGASIPRPVRDKRILQALQESGGTAVAVSEDEITAAQETLAHQGYYIEPTSALASAGYLRLKDQIGDDERVVLTLTGSGLKGKPKGK; the protein is encoded by the coding sequence ATGCGTGTCCGCTGTAATGACTGCGGTACCAATGCTGAATTTACCCTTGAAAGCTGGCGTTGTGACTGTGGTGGCGCCTGGGAGCCTGTTTTTCCATCCGGATTTGATTCCGGTCGGATAATTCCGACAGATTACAGCATCTGGCGCTATGGCGACCTCTTGCCTCTGGACGTTCACCAACCCTTACGGGTAATGGGCGTTGGCTGGACCCCTCTGGTCCCGGTCAGCATTGGTGGACGCGAAGTACAACTTAAACTTGAATTTCTCTCACCCTCCGGGTCGTTTAAGGACCGGGGGGTGAATGCTATGGTAAATCAACTGGCCGCGATGGGGGCAAGCTCACTGGCGGAGGATTCCTCGGGTAATGCCGGGGCTTCACTGGCCGCGCACGCCGCGCGGTTTGATTTGGAAGCGGAGGTTTTTGTCCCCGCCACCACCTCACCGGCCAAGATCCGGCAGATTGCGGTCTATGGTACCACGGTAACGCCCGTCCCTGGTCCGCGCCAGGCTGCGGCGGATGCTGTGCAGGCTTCCCTCAGGCCGGGTCGGGCTTATGCCTCACATGCTTATAATCCAGCTTATCTGGCCGGGCAGACCACAGCGGCCTATGAAATCTGGGAGCAGTTGGGTCATAGCGTGCCGGATTGGTTCATCCTGCCAGCCGCGCAAGGTGGGCAGTTTCTGGGGTTGTATTTTGGTTTCTCACAGTTATTGGCAGCCGGATTGATTGAAAAGCTGCCGCATCTGGTGGCTGTACAGGCGGAACGGGTCGCACCGATCGTGAGGGCCTGGGAAGCGGGCTTGGACCATATCCCTGCGGTTGAACCAACCGGACTGACCCTGGCAGAAGGGGCTTCGATCCCGCGACCGGTGCGCGATAAGCGCATCCTGCAGGCCTTGCAAGAGAGTGGGGGCACGGCTGTGGCAGTCTCGGAGGATGAAATCACCGCCGCGCAGGAAACTCTAGCCCATCAGGGCTACTACATTGAACCGACCAGCGCCCTGGCTTCTGCAGGCTACCTGCGGCTGAAAGACCAGATAGGTGACGATGAGCGCGTCGTGCTGACCCTGACGGGGAGTGGCTTGAAGGGGAAGCCAAAGGGGAAATGA
- a CDS encoding HigA family addiction module antidote protein — translation MAEIKKLDPENEWINPGEILLEEFLSPMQISQYRLAKDINVDPRRINEIVHGKRAITADTAFRLGFYFGISPEFWMNLQSHYDLEQLAMESGDLIQSEVKSLAG, via the coding sequence ATGGCCGAAATAAAGAAACTTGATCCAGAAAATGAATGGATTAACCCTGGTGAGATCCTTCTGGAAGAGTTCCTATCCCCGATGCAGATCTCGCAGTACCGGCTGGCGAAGGATATCAATGTGGATCCCCGCCGGATCAATGAGATCGTACACGGCAAGCGCGCCATCACAGCCGATACCGCGTTTCGCCTAGGCTTCTACTTTGGGATTTCCCCTGAATTTTGGATGAACCTGCAGTCCCACTATGACCTTGAGCAGCTCGCTATGGAATCGGGTGACCTGATCCAGAGCGAAGTTAAATCGCTTGCCGGGTAA
- a CDS encoding aldehyde ferredoxin oxidoreductase family protein: MKAYMGKVLWVDLTSGTFREECLDDSVYQRYLSGIGLAAHLLYGRIPAGADPLGPENVLGFVSGLLTGTPSIFTGRWIAVGKSPLTNTWGDANCGGYFSLAIKKCGYDGIFFTGQSSHPVYLFIGPGGPELREADDLWGLDTELTESTLRERHGEHRKPGVACIGPAGERLSRIAGISHDFGRMAARSGLGAVMGSKNLKALVLTGAQMVQPADPVRMRELSKKPAKLARFRIPLPAWAMSFLGKALGNPWVSMRMIGVLYLGILRKWGTAGLNQTSVEWGDAPIKNWAGSPLDFADRESRKVSPKVVVHWESQKYHCLACPLGCGGMMRPNGLIPASHKPEYETILAFSGMILNGDWDTVMQVNDILNRAGMDSISAGGTVAAVIEWYEKGLLTLEDTDGLALNWGNDEALIALIHKMIAREGIGDLLADGVQEARKRLNIEDAEAAVTAGGSELAMHDPRLDPGFGLHASVEPTPGRHTTGAFVYYDMYQLWKAIPGAPKPPLFSSKREGFKANRTSAQKSVLMSAYASFYNSLGVCMFGTFLGVDHLPLFDWTNAATGWDISPEEYIEIGLRIQTLRQMFNIKHGVQPAEIRVSARALGIPPLTKGPNKNNRLDLTAMRKNYWQEIGWDPETGHPLPETVKKLGLDGLLEGQGV, encoded by the coding sequence ATGAAAGCTTATATGGGAAAGGTGCTATGGGTGGATCTGACCTCCGGGACGTTTCGCGAGGAATGCCTGGATGATTCGGTCTATCAGCGCTATCTTTCCGGCATCGGCCTGGCTGCGCACTTGCTCTATGGGCGGATTCCAGCCGGGGCGGACCCGCTGGGACCGGAAAATGTGCTGGGATTTGTCTCCGGCCTGTTGACCGGCACGCCCAGCATTTTCACCGGCCGCTGGATAGCTGTTGGAAAATCCCCGCTGACAAACACCTGGGGTGATGCCAACTGCGGCGGCTATTTCTCGCTGGCGATCAAGAAATGCGGCTATGACGGCATTTTCTTCACTGGTCAGTCATCTCATCCAGTCTACCTTTTCATTGGACCCGGCGGCCCCGAGTTGCGGGAGGCGGATGATCTCTGGGGGTTGGATACGGAGTTGACTGAGTCGACGCTGCGCGAGCGTCACGGTGAACACCGTAAACCAGGTGTGGCCTGCATTGGACCGGCCGGTGAGCGGTTATCCCGCATCGCAGGCATCAGCCACGATTTTGGCCGGATGGCAGCCCGCAGCGGCCTGGGCGCCGTGATGGGCAGCAAGAACCTCAAGGCTCTGGTGCTCACCGGGGCGCAGATGGTGCAGCCAGCTGACCCCGTCCGGATGCGCGAACTCAGTAAAAAACCGGCTAAATTAGCCCGTTTCCGCATCCCTCTGCCTGCCTGGGCGATGTCTTTCCTGGGCAAGGCCCTGGGAAACCCCTGGGTGAGTATGCGGATGATCGGCGTGCTCTATTTAGGCATTCTGCGCAAGTGGGGCACGGCTGGATTGAACCAAACCTCGGTCGAATGGGGGGATGCACCGATCAAGAACTGGGCTGGGTCGCCATTAGACTTTGCCGATCGGGAGTCCCGCAAGGTCTCTCCGAAGGTCGTTGTACATTGGGAATCTCAAAAATATCACTGTTTGGCCTGTCCCCTGGGCTGCGGCGGCATGATGCGTCCGAATGGCCTGATCCCGGCCAGCCATAAACCGGAATATGAGACCATCCTGGCCTTTTCCGGCATGATCCTCAACGGGGATTGGGATACGGTGATGCAGGTCAATGACATTTTGAACCGGGCGGGGATGGATAGCATCTCAGCAGGTGGGACGGTTGCCGCCGTGATCGAATGGTATGAAAAAGGCCTCTTAACCCTTGAGGATACCGATGGTTTGGCCCTCAATTGGGGGAACGACGAGGCCCTGATTGCCTTGATCCATAAGATGATCGCCCGAGAGGGGATTGGCGACCTCTTGGCGGATGGGGTGCAGGAAGCACGGAAGCGTCTCAATATTGAGGACGCTGAAGCGGCTGTCACCGCAGGCGGATCAGAATTGGCCATGCATGACCCCCGGCTGGACCCCGGTTTTGGGCTGCATGCCAGCGTGGAACCAACCCCTGGCCGGCATACTACTGGCGCTTTTGTTTATTACGACATGTACCAACTTTGGAAGGCGATCCCTGGCGCGCCAAAACCTCCGCTGTTTTCCAGTAAGCGGGAGGGGTTCAAGGCCAACCGGACCTCTGCTCAGAAATCCGTGTTGATGTCAGCCTATGCCAGCTTTTATAATAGTTTGGGTGTTTGCATGTTCGGGACTTTTCTCGGCGTGGACCATTTGCCCCTGTTCGATTGGACCAACGCGGCAACCGGATGGGACATTTCTCCCGAAGAATACATCGAAATTGGTCTCAGGATCCAAACCCTGCGGCAGATGTTCAATATCAAACACGGCGTTCAGCCGGCTGAGATCCGGGTCAGCGCCCGGGCTTTGGGCATTCCGCCTCTGACCAAGGGACCAAATAAGAATAATCGCCTGGATTTGACGGCCATGCGGAAAAATTATTGGCAAGAGATCGGTTGGGACCCTGAAACAGGCCATCCGCTGCCGGAAACTGTGAAAAAACTCGGTTTGGACGGCTTATTGGAAGGGCAGGGGGTCTAA
- a CDS encoding 4Fe-4S binding protein — MAYSINQDCQGCQACVRNCPTQAISGVRREVHEIDSQKCIDCGTCGRVCPYNAVNEPSGTIAQRVKRADWYRPTFDYRTCISCGLCLTICPVSCLDLDDPTARRLTEGLPYLKVPLACVGCGFCESVCSVGAIMLVPRSSVND; from the coding sequence ATGGCCTATTCCATCAACCAGGACTGCCAGGGCTGCCAGGCCTGCGTGCGCAACTGCCCAACGCAAGCCATCAGCGGCGTTCGGCGAGAAGTGCACGAAATTGACTCCCAAAAATGCATTGATTGCGGCACTTGCGGGCGGGTTTGCCCCTATAACGCGGTAAATGAACCCAGTGGCACGATTGCCCAACGGGTGAAACGGGCTGACTGGTACCGGCCGACATTTGATTATCGGACCTGTATATCCTGCGGTTTGTGCCTCACCATCTGCCCGGTGAGCTGTTTGGACCTGGACGATCCTACTGCTCGCAGACTGACCGAAGGGCTGCCGTATCTCAAGGTGCCGCTGGCCTGTGTTGGCTGCGGATTCTGCGAATCGGTCTGCTCGGTGGGCGCGATCATGCTCGTACCGAGGTCTTCAGTCAACGATTAG
- a CDS encoding DUF4013 domain-containing protein, which translates to MNVKLGLTFIFKDEYWFKKITLPAICILIPLIGQVVVAGWSLKIAKNVIDGIEEPLPDLDFVEDLKRGFFFLAIQIVYSVPIYLLQSIIVWLSTTLIQNVSMSIDEMSALTLFSFIFYGIILIFFMICAQIAQMNFITKNDLTAAFKLKEIWHLFTANPFDWILVYVIGTLLFFILSPLGLLACIIGLFFTITYISAVTSHLTGQAYLRSVQKGQLSANLPE; encoded by the coding sequence ATGAACGTAAAATTGGGTTTGACTTTTATCTTCAAAGATGAGTATTGGTTTAAAAAGATAACACTACCGGCCATTTGCATCCTGATCCCCCTCATCGGCCAGGTAGTAGTTGCTGGGTGGTCTCTGAAAATTGCCAAAAATGTCATAGACGGCATCGAAGAACCTCTCCCCGATTTAGATTTTGTTGAAGATTTGAAGAGGGGTTTCTTTTTTTTGGCGATTCAAATTGTTTATAGTGTCCCAATATATTTGCTTCAATCCATAATCGTCTGGCTTTCCACGACGCTTATCCAAAATGTTTCAATGTCAATAGATGAAATGAGCGCCTTGACATTATTTTCTTTCATTTTTTACGGCATTATTTTAATATTCTTCATGATATGTGCCCAAATCGCCCAAATGAATTTCATTACAAAGAATGACCTTACAGCAGCCTTTAAACTGAAAGAAATTTGGCACCTTTTCACAGCAAATCCCTTTGACTGGATTTTGGTATATGTGATTGGAACCTTGTTATTTTTCATTCTCAGTCCGTTGGGATTACTGGCCTGTATCATAGGCCTTTTCTTTACCATAACCTACATCTCAGCTGTGACCAGCCACCTGACGGGACAGGCATACCTTCGTAGTGTTCAAAAAGGGCAATTGTCAGCAAATCTGCCCGAATAA
- a CDS encoding DUF4013 domain-containing protein: MNFGLSFSYIFDDQDWFKKMLLPALCLLIPVVGWMVTVGWALKVTRNVIDGVEKPLPDIDFGNDILRGFFAFLISFVYSLPVTLITSIGGWVDGWHMFNNDMAMWGYGIFAGAFGLVAFATGLVTSFLSLGAVANYIAKDDFGAAFRLAEVWKLLMNNIGDWVIVALGTVLAVGIIGPLGTVACVIGVILTLTFGVAVMGHLMGQAVVRSQPPVQVVEENVE; encoded by the coding sequence ATGAATTTCGGTCTTAGTTTTTCATATATCTTTGATGACCAGGATTGGTTCAAAAAGATGCTCTTGCCCGCCCTCTGCCTGTTGATCCCGGTTGTAGGTTGGATGGTTACCGTTGGTTGGGCGCTCAAAGTGACCCGCAACGTGATTGATGGCGTGGAAAAGCCCCTCCCAGACATCGATTTCGGCAACGACATCCTGCGTGGGTTCTTTGCCTTCCTGATCTCATTCGTTTACAGCCTGCCTGTGACCTTGATCACCTCCATCGGCGGCTGGGTTGACGGCTGGCACATGTTCAATAATGACATGGCCATGTGGGGTTACGGCATCTTCGCCGGCGCATTCGGCCTGGTCGCCTTTGCGACCGGGTTGGTGACCAGCTTCCTGAGCCTGGGCGCTGTCGCAAATTACATCGCCAAAGATGACTTCGGTGCCGCCTTCCGGTTGGCTGAAGTCTGGAAACTGCTCATGAATAACATCGGTGATTGGGTGATTGTGGCCCTTGGCACGGTATTGGCCGTTGGCATCATCGGTCCTCTGGGTACTGTCGCATGTGTGATCGGCGTGATCCTGACCCTGACCTTTGGTGTGGCTGTGATGGGACATCTGATGGGCCAGGCAGTGGTTCGCAGCCAGCCCCCCGTCCAAGTTGTCGAAGAAAACGTTGAGTAA